One genomic segment of Balaenoptera musculus isolate JJ_BM4_2016_0621 chromosome 11, mBalMus1.pri.v3, whole genome shotgun sequence includes these proteins:
- the LOC118903092 gene encoding 40S ribosomal protein S24-like produces the protein MNDTVTIRTRKFMTNRLLQRKQMVIDVLHPGKATVPKTEVREKLAKMYKTTQDVIFVFGFRTHFGGGKTTGFGMIYDSLDYAKKNEPKHRLARHALHEKKKTSRKQRKERKNRMKKVRGTAKANAGAGKKK, from the coding sequence ATGAACGACACAGTAACTATCCGGACAAGGAAGTTCATGACCAACCGACTACTTCAGCGGAAACAAATGGTCATCGATGTCCTTCATCCTGGGAAGGCAACAGTACCTAAGACAGAAGTTCGGGAAAAACTAGCCAAAATGTACAAGACCACACAAGATGTCATCTTTGTGTTCGGATTCCGAACCCATTTTGGTGGTGGCAAGACAACTGGCTTTGGCATGATTTACGATTCCTTGGATTACGCAAAGAAGAATGAGCCCAAACACAGGCTTGCAAGACATGCTCTgcatgagaagaaaaagacctcGAGAAAACAGCGAAAGGAACGcaagaacagaatgaagaaagtcAGGGGGACTGCAAAGGCCAATGCTGGTGCTGGCAAAAAGAAGTGA